The following proteins are co-located in the Carassius auratus strain Wakin chromosome 7, ASM336829v1, whole genome shotgun sequence genome:
- the LOC113105400 gene encoding mucin-17-like isoform X1 produces the protein MDWVTYLTATKIRRKTLTIAVLSLVFCSASADSANSHTTATTEFMTVTSYSPAQTTQFCYELTQQHIQHCSTTAETTATPTTTTQVTSTTPPKETTTRLISTDEPTTTTVLTSTTQPTTTTASSSTTEQSNTSEKSTTTQTATASLPTTSTVQSTTLVTTNSPTTTSQSTTTAPPTETTTKLTTTTEPTTTTASSSATELTTTTASTSTTEQSTTSEQSTTTQTTTPSLPTTSTVQSTRLVTTNSPTTKSQSTTTAPPTETTTTLTTTAEPTTTTASSSTTEQSTTSEQSTTTQTTTPSLLTTSTVQSTRLVTTNSPTTKSQSTTTAPPTETTTTLTTTAEPTTTTVSSSTAELTTTTASTSTTEKSTTSEQSTTTQTSTTSLPTTSTAQSTRLVTTNSITTTSQLTTTAPPTETTTKTTQLTSTTEPTMTTASSPTSELTTKTASTSTTEQSTTSQQSTATQTSTTSLPTTNTAQSTTEVTTNSAITTSLVTTTAPPTETTTQLTSTAEPTTTTASSSTTGQSTTSEQSTTMQTATTSLPTTGTSQSTTLVTTNSPTTTFLVTTTAPPTETTTQHTSTAEKTTTTVLTSTTEPTTTTASSSTTEQSTTSEQSTATQTSTSSLPTTGTAQSTTEVTTNSPTTTSQLTTTAPPTETTTQLTTPAEPTTTASSSTAELTTTAALTSTTEQSTTSELSTITQTATTSLPTTNTAQSTTLITTNSPTTTSLVTTTAPPTETTTQLISTAEPTTTTVLTSTTEQSTTSEQSTTTQTSASSLPTTSTAQSTTAITTNSPTTATLLTTTAPPTETTTTQLTSMAESTTTTVLTSTTEQLTTSEQSTATQTSISSLPTTSTVQSTTEVTTNSATTTSQVTTTAPFTEITTQLKSTAELTSTSASPSTTELTTTTASTSTTEQSTTSEQSTATQTSTTSLHTTGTSQSTTEVTTNSPTTTSQVTFTAPLTETTTQLTSTAEPTTTTVLTSTAEQSTTSEQSTTTQTSTSSLPTTGTAQSTTEVTTNSPTTTSQVTTTAPPTETATTQLTSPGEPTTTIASSSTAELTTTAASTSTTEQSTTSEQSTTMQAATTSLRTTNTVQSTTEVTTNSPTTATLLTTTAPPTETTTTQLTSMAESTTTTVLTSTTEQSTTSEQSTATQTSLSSLPTTNTAQSTTEGTTNSVTTTSQVTTTAPPTETTTTQLTSPAEPTTTTASSSTAELTTTAASTSTTEQSTTSEQSTTMQTATTSLPTTNTVQSTTEVTTNSPTTATLLTTTAPPTETTTTQLTSMAESTTTTVLTSTTEQSTTSEQSTATQTSLSSLPTTNTAQSTTEGTTNSVTTTSQVTTTAPPTETTTQLTSTAEPTTTTASSSTAELTTTTASTSTTEQSSTSEQSTATQTSTTSLHTTGTSQSTTEVTTNSPTTTSLVTTTAPPTETTTQLTSTAEPTTTAVLTSTTEQSTTSEQSTATQTTSSLPTTSTAQSTTAVTTNSPTTATLLTTTAPLTETTTKQLTSTITVLTSTTEQSTTPEHSTTTQTATTALPTTVTSQSTTEVTTNSPTTTSLVTTTAPPTETTTQLTSIAEPTTTTVLTSTTEVSTTSKQNTATPTSTLSLPTTNTAQSTTEGTTNSATTTSHVTTTAPPSETTTTQLTSTAEPTTTTVLTFTTEESTTSEQSTATPTSTTSLPTTNTAQSTTEVTTNSATTTSQVTATAPPSETTTTQLTSIAEPTTTTVLTSTTEVSTTSKQNTATPTSTSSLPTTNTAQSTTEVTTNSATTTSQVTATAPPSETTTTQLTSTAEPTTITASSSTAELTTTTASTSTTEQTTTSQQSTTMQTATTSLHTTSTAQSTTLFTTNSPTTTTTSQLTTTASPTETTTKLTSTAEPTTTTASSSTTDQSTTSKQSTATQTSTSSLPTTSTAQSTTEVTTNSPTTTSQVTTTAPPTEITTTHLTSTAEPTTTIASSSTTELRKTTALTSTTEQSTTSEQSTTMKTATTSLPTTNTAQSTTLVTTNSPSTTSLVTTTAPPTETTTQLTSTAEPTTTTVLTSTTEQSTTSEQSTATHISTSSLPTTSTSQTTAVVTTNSPSTATMLTTTVSPTETTTQLTSTITVLTSATEQSTTSEQSITTQKSTSTLPTTSTSQSTTEFTANSATTTSRDTTTAPPTETTTQLTSTAETTTTTASSSTTEQSTTSKQSTATQTSTSSLPTTSTAQSTTAVTTNSPTTATLLTTTAPPTETTTQLTSMAEPTTTTASSSTTEQSTTSEQSTVTQTSTSSLPTTSTAQSTTAITTNSPTTATLLTTTAPPTETTTQLTSMAEPTTTTASTFTTEQSTTSEQSTTMQTATTSLPTTGTSQSTTLVTTNSPTTTSLVTPTEPPTETTTKLISTAKSTTTTVLTSTTQPTTTTASSSPSEQSTSSEQSTATQTSTSHLPTTNTAQSTTLVTTHSPTATSQVTTTAFPTETTTQLTSPAEPTTTTASTSTTELTTITASTSTTEQSTTSEQSTTMHTSKTSLPTTNTAQSTTEVTANSPTATSQVTTTAPPKETTTRQLTSTAETLTTTLLSSTTKQSTTSEHSTTLQTATISLPTTSTAQPTIMFTTNMTVTSSSATQTTQFCLKVTQQLRQHCSTTTETLFTTTAKPTQKPESTNSPTTATTESMTVPLNTTATLLTTTAPPTEATTTQLTSMGEPTITTKAQSTTTPDTTQTVFVSFSSSGNFVSDLSNPDSEAYKNREKEVNDTLTPLFKNASASFKGLTVIRFRNGSIITDMNVTFGTLPNDAEIINTIMKANATLNITTVTLRELTTTTKATTTTTITTPNTPTSTTTTTSTANSNTPSSTTTTTSTANPNTTAPTTTTTSTANPNTTAPTTTTMSTANPNTPSSTTTTTSTANPNTPVSTTTTTSTANPNTIAPTTTTTSTANPNTPSSTTTTTSTANPNTPVSTTTTTSIANPNTTAPTTTTTSTANPNTPSSTTTTTSTANPNTPVSTTTTTSIANPNTPSSTTTTTSTANPNTTAPTTTTTSTANPNTTAPTTTTMSTANPNTPSSTTTTTSTANPNTPVSTTTTTSTANPNTIAPTTTTMSTANPNTPSSTTTTTSTANPNTPVSTTTTTSTANPNTTAPTTTTTSTANPNTPVSTTTTTSTANPNTPVSTTTTTSTANLNTPVSTTTTTSTVNHNTTAATLLTATETTSKQLTSTFTTKAQSTTTPDSTQTVFVSFSSSGNFVSDLSNPASEAYKNREKEVNDTLTPLFKNASASFKGLTVIRFRNGSIITDMNVTFGTLPNDAEIINTIMKANATLNITTVTLREPTTTTIATTTTTTTTPKTTVSTTTTPTANPNTTASTTTTTSTAKPNTTASTTTTTSTAKPNTTASTTTTPSTAKPNATASTTTTTSTAKPNTTASTTTTTSTAKPNTTATTTTSTATPKTPAAANTTTSSTTSPKTTTTTTKSTTTTTTTTAATTTTTTTAPARPQPTIAIQIVIIEVFVPALLNPQTPEFKNLATKVESMFDDVYRKKFGARFIRTIVTGFRAIARTKADSNVEAEVQLVFSEASTEPVPTNTDIVETLKEAVSNPTSSFNLTLDATSITVIKSLQIIPVTIITNGTFVAALSNKSSTEFQNRSSLIKTGLEPFFLADYPNSFSTISVTNFSDAGVKLRSVPKIRNSMDIVFGTDAVLPNSTQIMNTIVRAARNNTLPFQIFTSSVIINGTEFSSGEVSSSISMLTASFLVAVSLLVPWIH, from the exons GTGACCTATTTGACAGCTACCAAGATTAGAAGAAAAACACTGACAATTGCAGTGTTAAGTTTAG TATTTTGTAGTGCATCAGCTGATTCAGCAAACTCACATACAACTGCAACAACTGAATTTATGACTGTCACATCATACTCACCTGCACAAACGACACAATTCTGCTATGAACTGACACAACAGCATATACAACACTGCTCAACAACAGCTGAAACCACTGCCACACCTACAACTACAACTCAAGTTACATCTACAACCCCTcctaaagaaacaacaacaagacTTATATCTACGGATGAACCAACAACCACAACTGTTTTAACATCTACAACTCAACCAACAACCACAACTGCCTCATCATCTACAACTGAACAATCAAATACATCTGAaaaaagcaccacaacacagaCAGCAACAGCATCCCTACCTACAACAAGTACAGTTCAATCTACAACCCTGGTTacaacaaactcacctacaactACATCTCAGTCTACAACTACAGCCCCTCctacagaaacaacaacaaaacttacaACTACAACTGAACCAACAACCACAACTGCTTCATCTTCTGCAACTGAACTAACAACCACAACTGCTTCAACATCTACAACTGAACAATCAACTACATCTGAACAAAGCACCACAACACAGACCACAACACCATCCCTGCCTACAACAAGTACAGTTCAATCTACAAGACTGGTAACAACAAATTCACCTACAACTAAATCTCAGTCTACAACTACAGCCCCTCctacagaaacaacaacaacacttacAACTACAGCTGAACCAACAACCACAACTGCTTCATCATCTACAACTGAACAATCAACTACATCTGAACAAAGCACCACAACACAGACCACAACACCATCCCTGCTTACAACAAGTACAGTTCAATCTACAAGACTGGTAACAACAAATTCACCTACAACTAAATCTCAGTCTACAACTACAGCCCCTCctacagaaacaacaacaacacttacAACTACAGCTGAACCAACAACCACAACTGTTTCATCTTCTACAGCTGAACTAACAACCACAACTGCTTCAACATCTACAACTGAAAAATCAACTACATCTGAACAAAGCACCACAACACAGACATCAACAACATCCCTACCTACAACAAGTACAGCTCAATCTACAAGACTGGTAACAACAAACTCAATAACAACTACATCTCAGCTTACAACTACAGCCCCTCctacagaaacaacaacaaaaacaacacaacttACATCTACAACTGAGCCAACAATGACAACTGCTTCGTCACCTACAAGTGAACTAACAACCAAAACTGCGTCAACATCTACAACTGAACAATCAACTACATCTCAACAAAGCACCGCAACACAGACATCAACAACATCCCTACCTACAACAAATACAGCTCAATCTACAACTGAGGTTACAACAAACTCAGCTATAACTACATCTCTAGTTACAACTACAGCCCCTCCTACAGAAACAACAACCCAACTTACATCTACGGCTGAACCAACAACCACAACTGCCTCATCATCTACAACTGGACAATCAACTACATCTGAACAAAGCACCACAATGCAGACAGCAACAACATCACTACCTACTACAGGTACATCTCAATCTACAACCTTGGTTacaacaaactcacctacaactACATTTCTGGTTACAACTACAGCCCCTCCTacagaaacaacaacacaacatACATCTACGGCTGAAAAAACAACCACAACAGTTTTAACATCTACAACTGAACCAACAACCACAACTGCTTCATCATCTACAACTGAACAATCAACTACATCTGAGCAAAGCACCGcaacacagacatcaacatcatCCCTACCTACAACAGGTACAGCTCAATCTACAACTGAGGTTacaacaaactcacctacaactACATCTCAACTTACAACTACAGCACCTCCTacagaaacaacaacacaacTTACAACTCCAGCTGAACCAACAACAACTGCTTCATCTTCTACAGCTGAACTAACAACCACAGCTGCTTTAACATCTACAACTGAACAATCAACTACATCTGAACTAAGCACCATAACGCAGACAGCAACAACATCCCTACCTACAACTAATACAGCTCAATCTACAACCTTGATTacaacaaactcacctacaactACATCTCTGGTTACAACTACAGCCCCTCCTacagaaacaacaacacaacTTATATCTACGGCTGAACCAACAACCACAACTGTTTTAACATCTACAACTGAACAATCAACTACATCTGAACAAAGCACCACAACACAGACATCAGCATCATCCTTACCTACAACAAGTACAGCTCAATCTACAACTGCGATCacaacaaactcacctacaactGCAACTCTGCTTACAACTACAGCCCCTCctacagaaacaacaacaacacaacttaCATCTATGGCTGAATCAACAACCACAACTGTTTTAACATCTACAACGGAACAATTAACTACATCTGAACAAAGCACCGCAACACAGACATCAATATCATCCCTACCTACAACAAGTACAGTTCAATCTACAACTGAGGTTACAACAAACTCAGCTACAACTACATCTCAAGTTACAACTACAGCCCCTTTTACAGAAATAACAACACAACTTAAATCTACGGCTGAACTAACAAGCACAAGTGCTTCACCATCTACAACTGAACTAACAACCACAACTGCTTCAACATCTACAACTGAACAATCAACTACATCTGAACAAAGCACCGCAACACAGACATCAACAACATCACTACATACAACAGGTACATCTCAATCTACAACTGAGGTTacaacaaactcacctacaactACATCTCAAGTTACATTTACAGCCCCTCTTacagaaacaacaacacaacTTACATCTACGGCTGAACCAACAACCACAACTGTTTTAACATCTACAGCTGAACAATCAACTACATCTGAGCAAAGCACCAcaacacagacatcaacatcatCCCTACCTACAACAGGTACAGCTCAATCTACAACTGAGGTTacaacaaactcacctacaactACATCTCAAGTTACAACTACAGCCCCTCCTACAGAAACAGCAACAACACAACTTACATCTCCAGGTGAACCAACAACAACAATTGCTTCATCTTCTACAGCTGAACTAACAACCACAGCTGCTTCAACATCTACAACTGAACAATCAACTACATCTGAACAAAGCACCACAATGCAGGCAGCAACAACATCCCTACGTACAACTAATACAGTTCAATCTACAACTGAGGTTacaacaaactcacctacaactGCAACTCTGCTTACAACTACAGCCCCTCCtactgaaacaacaacaacacaacttaCATCTATGGCTGAATCAACAACCACAACTGTTTTAACATCTACAACTGAACAATCAACTACATCTGAACAAAGCACCGCAACACAGACATCATTATCATCCTTACCTACAACTAATACAGCTCAATCTACAACAGAGGGTACGACAAACTCAGTTACAACTACATCTCAAGTTACAACTACAGCACCTCctacagaaacaacaacaacacaacttaCATCTCCAGCtgaaccaacaacaacaactgcttCATCTTCTACAGCTGAACTAACAACCACAGCTGCTTCAACATCTACAACTGAACAATCAACTACATCTGAACAAAGCACCACAATGCAGACAGCAACAACATCCCTACCTACAACTAATACAGTTCAATCTACAACTGAGGTTacaacaaactcacctacaactGCAACTCTGCTTACAACTACAGCCCCTCCTAccgaaacaacaacaacacaacttaCATCTATGGCTGAATCAACAACCACAACTGTTTTAACATCTACAACTGAACAATCAACTACATCTGAACAAAGCACCGCAACACAGACATCATTATCATCCTTACCTACAACTAATACAGCTCAATCTACAACAGAGGGTACGACAAACTCAGTTACAACTACATCTCAAGTTACAACTACAGCACCTCCTacagaaacaacaacacaacTTACATCTACGGCTGAACCAACAACCACAACTGCTTCATCATCTACAGCTGAACTAACAACCACAACTGCTTCAACATCTACAACTGAACAATCATCTACATCTGAACAAAGCACCGCAACACAGACATCAACAACCTCACTACATACAACAGGTACATCTCAATCTACAACTGAGGTTacaacaaactcacctacaactACATCTCTGGTTACAACTACAGCACCTCCTacagaaacaacaacacaacTTACATCTACGGCTGAACCAACAACCACAGCTGTTTTAACATCTACAACTGAACAATCAACTACATCTGAACAAAGCACCGCAACACAGACAACATCATCGCTACCTACAACAAGCACAGCTCAATCTACAACTGCGGTCacaacaaactcacctacaactGCAACTCTGCTTACAACTACAGCCCCTCTTAccgaaacaacaacaaaacaacttaCATCTACCATAACTGTTTTAACATCTACAACAGAACAATCAACTACACCTGAACACAGCACCACAACGCAGACAGCAACAACAGCCCTCCCTACAACAGTTACATCTCAATCTACAACTGAGGTTacaacaaactcacctacaactACATCTCTGGTTACAACTACTGCCCCTCCTacagaaacaacaacacaacTTACATCTATAGCTGAACCAACAACCACAACTGTTTTAACATCTACAACTGAAGTATCAACTACATCGAAGCAAAACACCGCAACACCTACATCAACATTATCCCTCCCTACAACAAATACAGCTCAATCTACAACTGAGGGTACAACAAACTCAGCTACAACAACATCTCATGTTACAACTACAGCCCCTCCttcagaaacaacaacaacacaacttaCATCTACGGCTGAACCAACAACcacaactgttttaacatttaCAACTGAAGAATCAACTACATCTGAGCAAAGCACCGCAACACCTACATCAACAACATCCCTCCCTACAACAAATACAGCTCAATCTACAACTGAGGTTACAACAAACTCAGCTACAACAACATCTCAGGTTACAGCTACAGCCCCTCCttcagaaacaacaacaacacaacttaCATCTATAGCTGAACCAACAACCACAACTGTTTTAACATCTACAACTGAAGTATCAACTACATCGAAGCAAAACACCGCAACACCTACATCAACATCATCCCTCCCTACAACAAATACAGCTCAATCTACAACTGAGGTTACAACAAACTCAGCTACAACAACATCTCAGGTTACAGCTACAGCCCCTCCttcagaaacaacaacaacacaacttaCATCTACGGCTGAACCAACAACTATAACTGCTTCATCTTCTACAGCTGAACTAACAACCACAACTGCTTCAACATCTACAACTGAACAAACAACTACATCTCAACAAAGTACTACAATGCAGACAGCAACAACATCACTACATACAACAAGTACAGCTCAATCTACAACTTTGTTCacaacaaactcacctacaactACAACTACATCTCAGCTGACAACTACAGCCTCTCctacagaaacaacaacaaaacttacaTCTACGGCTGAACCAACAACCACAACTGCTTCATCATCTACAACTGATCAATCAACTACATCTAAACAAAGCACCGcaacacagacatcaacatcatCCCTACCTACAACAAGTACAGCTCAATCTACAACTGAGGTTacaacaaactcacctacaactACATCTCAAGTTACAACTACAGCCCCTCCTACAGAAATAACAACAACACATCTTACATCTACGGCTGAACCAACAACCACAATTGCTTCATCATCTACAACTGAACTAAGAAAAACAACTGCTTTAACATCTACAACTGAACAATCAACTACATCTGAACAAAGCACCACAATGAAGACAGCAACAACATCCCTACCTACAACAAATACAGCTCAGTCTACAACCTTGGTTACAACAAACTCACCTTCAACTACATCTCTGGTTACAACTACAGCCCCTCCTacagaaacaacaacacaacTTACATCTACGGCTGAACCAACAACCACAACTGTTTTAACATCTACAACTGAACAATCAACTACATCTGAACAAAGCACTGCAACACATATATCAACATCATCCCTACCTACAACAAGTACATCTCAAACTACAGCTGTGGTCACAACAAATTCACCTTCAACTGCAACTATGCTTACAACTACAGTCTCTCCTACTGAAACAACAACACAACTTACATCTACCATAACTGTTTTAACATCTGCAACAGAACAATCAACTACATCTGAACAAAGCATCACAACACAGAAATCAACATCAACCCTACCTACAACAAGTACATCTCAATCTACAACTGAGTTTACAGCAAACTCAGCTACAACTACATCTCGGGATACTACTACAGCACCTCCTacagaaacaacaacacaacTTACATCTACAGCTGAAACAACAACCACAACTGCTTCATCATCTACAACTGAACAATCAACTACATCTAAACAAAGCACCGcaacacagacatcaacatcatCCTTACCTACAACAAGTACAGCTCAATCTACAACTGCGGTCACAACAAATTCACCTACAACTGCAACTCTGCTTACAACTACAGCCCCTCCTacagaaacaacaacacaacTTACATCTATGGCTGAACCAACAACCACAACTGCCTCATCATCTACAACTGAACAATCAACTACATCTGAACAAAGCACCGTaacacagacatcaacatcatCCTTACCTACAACAAGTACAGCTCAATCTACAACTGCGATCacaacaaactcacctacaactGCAACTCTGCTTACAACTACAGCCCCTCCTacagaaacaacaacacaacTTACATCTATGGCTGAACCAACAACCACAACTGCTTCAACATTTACAACTGAACAATCAACTACATCTGAACAAAGCACCACAATGCAGACAGCAACAACATCACTACCTACTACAGGTACATCTCAATCTACAACCCTGGTTacaacaaactcacctacaactACATCTCTGGTTACACCTACAGAACCTCctacagaaacaacaacaaaactcatATCTACAGCTAAATCAACAACCACAACTGTTTTAACATCTACAACTCAACCAACAACCACAACAGCATCATCATCTCCATCTGAACAATCAACTTCATCTGAACAAAGCACCGcaacacagacatcaacatcaCACTTACCTACAACAAATACAGCTCAATCTACAACCTTGGTTACAACACACTCACCTACAGCTACATCTCAGGTTACAACTACAGCCTTTCCTacagaaacaacaacacaacTTACATCTCCAGCTGAACCAACAACCACAACTGCTTCAACATCTACAACTGAACTTACAACCATAACTGCTTCAACATCTACTACTGAACAATCAACTACATCTGAACAAAGCACcacaatgcatacatcaaaaacaTCCTTACCTACAACTAATACAGCTCAATCTACAACTGAGGTTACAGCAAACTCACCTACAGCTACATCTCAAGTTACAACTACAGCCCCTcctaaagaaacaacaacaagacAACTTACATCTACGGCTGAAACATTAACCACAACTCTTTTATCATCTACAACAAAACAATCAACTACATCTGAACACAGCACCACATTGCAGACAGCAACAATATCCCTACCTACAACAAGTACAGCTCAACCTACAATTATGTTTACAACAAACATGACTGTGACATCAAGCTCAGCTACACAAACGACTCAATTCTGCTTAAAAGTGACACAACAGCTGAGACAACACTGCTCAACAACAACTGAAACTCTGTTTACTACAACTGCCAAGCCTACACAAAAACCTGAAtcaacaaactcacctacaactGCAACAACTGAATCTATGACTGTTCCATTGAACACAACTGCAACTCTGCTAACAACTACAGCCCCTCCTACAGAAGCAACAACAACACAACTTACATCCATGGGTGAACCAACAATCACAACCAAAGCTCAATCAACAACAACACCAGACACAACCCAGACAGTTTTTGTTAGCTTTTCCAGCAGTGGAAATTTTGTTTCTGATCTGTCAAATCCAGATTCAGAAGCatataaaaacagagaaaaagaagTCAATGATACG TTGACACCATTGTTTAAAAATGCATCGGCCTCCTTCAAAGGACTAACAGTTATTCGGTTCCG TAATGGGTCAATCATCACTGATATGAATGTGACATTTGGAACCTTACCCAATGATGCAGagataataaatactattatgaAAGCTAATGCCACTCTCAATATCACCACAGTAACAC TAAGGGAGCTCACCACAACTACCAAAGCCACTACAACCACAACTATAACCACACCTAATACACCAACGTCAACAACAACCACAACGTCTACAGCCAATTCTAATAcaccatcatcaacaacaaccaCAACGTCTACAGCCAATCCTAATACAACAGCGCCAACAACAACCACAACGTCTACAGCCAATCCTAATACAACAGCGCCAACAACAACCACAATGTCTACAGCCAATCCTAATAcaccatcatcaacaacaaccaCAACGTCTACAGCCAATCCTAATACACCAGTGTCAACAACAACCACAACGTCTACAGCCAATCCTAATACAATAGCGCCAACAACAACCACAACGTCTACAGCCAATCCTAATAcaccatcatcaacaacaaccaCAACGTCTACAGCCAATCCTAATACACCAGTgtcaacaacaaccacaacatcTATAGCCAATCCTAATACAACAGCGCCAACAACAACCACAACGTCTACAGCCAATCCTAATAcaccatcatcaacaacaaccaCAACGTCTACAGCCAATCCTAATACACCAGTgtcaacaacaaccacaacatcTATAGCCAATCCTAATAcaccatcatcaacaacaaccaCAACGTCTACAGCCAATCCTAATACAACAGCGCCAACAACAACCACAACGTCTACAGCCAATCCTAATACAACAGCGCCAACAACAACCACAATGTCTACAGCCAATCCTAATAcaccatcatcaacaacaaccaCAACGTCTACAGCCAATCCTAATACACCAGTGTCAACAACAACCACAACGTCTACAGCCAATCCTAATACAATAGCGCCAACAACAACCACAATGTCTACAGCCAATCCTAATAcaccatcatcaacaacaaccaCAACGTCTACAGCCAATCCTAATACACCAGTgtcaacaacaaccacaacatcTACAGCCAATCCTAATACAACAGCGCCAACAACAACCACAACGTCTACAGCCAATCCTAATACACCAGTGTCAACAACAACCACAACGTCTACAGCCAATCCTAATACACCAGTGTCAACAACAACCACAACGTCTACAGCCAATCTTAATACACCAGTgtcaacaacaaccacaacatcTACAGTCAATCACAATACAACAGCTGCAACTCTACTAACAGCTACAGAAACAACTTCAAAACAACTTACATCTACATTCACAACCAAAGCTCAATCAACAACAACCCCAGATTCAACCCAGACAGTTTTTGTTAGCTTTTCCAGCAGTGGAAATTTTGTCTCTGATCTGTCAAATCCAGCTTCAGAAGCatataaaaacagagaaaaagaagTCAATGATACG TTGACACCATTGTTTAAAAATGCATCGGCCTCCTTCAAAGGACTAACAGTTATTCGGTTCCG TAATGGGTCAATCATCACTGATATGAATGTGACATTTGGAACCTTACCCAATGATGCAGAGATAATAAACACTATTATGAAAGCTAATGCCACTCTCAATATCACCACAGTAACAC TAAGGGAGCCCACCACAACTACCATAGCCACTACAACCACAACTACAACTACGCCTAAAACAACAGTGTCAACAACCACAACACCTACAGCCAATCCTAATACAACAGCatcaacaacaaccacaacatcTACAGCcaaacctaatacaacagcatcaacaacaaccacaacatcTACAGCcaaacctaatacaacagcatCAACAACAACCACACCATCTACAGCCAAACCTAATGCAACAGCatcaacaacaaccacaacatcTACAGCcaaacctaatacaacagcatcaacaacaaccacaacatcTACAGCcaaacctaatacaacagcaacaaCCACAACTTCTACAGCCACTCCTAAAACACCAGCAGCTGCAAACACAACCACATCATCCACTACCAgtcctaaaacaacaacaactacaacaaaatcaacaacaaccacgacaacaacaacagcagcaaccacaacaacaacaacaacagcaccaGCACGTCCTCAGCCAACTATTGCCATACAGATTGTCATTATAGAAGTGTTTGTTCCAGCACTGTTAAACCCTCAAACTCCGGAATTTAAAAACCTAGCCACAAAAGTAGAGAGTATG TTTGATGATGTCTATAGGAAAAAGTTTGGAGCTCGTTTCATCAGGACCATTGTGACTGGTTTCAG